The genome window TGGTAACAGGGATTGGCTGCGGTGCTTTTGCAGGTTTAATAAACGGACTGCTCATCACACGCGGAAAAATTCCACCTTTCATTGCTACATTAGGTATGATGATGGCGGCACGCGGTGTTACACTGGTCATTAGTGGAGCACAAACTATTTTCGGTTTACCTCCAAACTTTTCCTGGCTTGGCGGAACATTATACTGGTGGATACCTGTTTCGATTACCGGCGGGTTGGCTTTGATTTTTGCATTTATCCTCACCATGACACGATTTGGCAGAGCCTTATATGCTATCGGTGGGAACATAACCGCCACAAGGCTTTCGGGTATTCGTGTGGAATTGGTTCGCACCATTGCTTATGTTCTTTGTGGTGCTATGGCAGGATTAGCGGGGCTTGTCCTTGCGTCCCGAACCAGTGTTGCTGACCCAAAAGCCGCAGAAACTTATGAATTAGATGCTATTGCTGCATGTGTGATTGGTGGGGCAAGCCTTATGGGCGGTGAAGGTGGAGCCATCTCCGCACTGGCTGGGGCTTTGATTATTATGGTCCTCCGAAATTTTTGTAATATTGAGAACATCAATACTTATTGGCAGCAGGTATTTGTTGGAACGCTTCTCGTAATTCTTGTGTTCTACGATAATTTGAGAAAACGACTTTCAGGAATAATACAAGATTAGAAGCCTTATACTTATTTAGCCTGCGAAAAGGTATATCCAATCAGGCGGTATATCATTTTTGCAATTGTAAATTGTGGATAATGTAAATTCGGTATAGGACTTAATTCACTGATATCAAATCCTATAATTTTTTTGTTACGGGAAAGTATCTCAAAGAAATGATTAACCCATTCCCAGCTTAAACCTCCCGGCTCGGGTGTCCCTGTTGATGGAATAATACTCGGATCAAAGGCATCGCAATCGAAAGTTATATATACATACTCAGATAATTCACTTAAAATCTTTGTAAATATTTTTTCTCCTTCCTTGTGTATTGTATGGGCATGGAAAGTAGTTACCCGTTTCCCTAATGTTTTAATGATAGCAGGTTCTTCCGGTGCTTCGCTTCGAATACCAATCTGAATTAACTTTCCATCATGACGGTCCAAAATCCGCGCCATAGCACAAGCATGGTTCCATTTTTCATTCAGATAAGAACTCCGCAAATCGCTGTGGGCATCCAGTTGAATTATTGTAAGAGGTTCATACTTCTTAATATAAGCATATACAGCACCTACGATACTTGAATGTTCACCTCCTATGGTAATAACAAACTTACCTTGTTCCAGCCAATAGTTTACTTCTGTTTCCAGTGCTTTCGCTAATTTTTCACCTGAATATCCTTTTGTCTTCAATGGTGTTAAGGTTGCAATGCCTCCGCAGGTCTGAAACGGTTCAAAACCCAAAACGGTATCGTATAATTCAACCTCATGCGATGCATTAATTATTGCTTCAGGACCTCTCTTTGAACCTTTTCCAAAAGTAGATGTTTTTTCAAAAGGGACAGGCAGAATAATAACCTTTGCGGTATCGGGATGAGAATGTTCAATGGGCAAAGCCAGAAAATTTTCTTTCTCATTCATAAATTTTACTTTTCGGCTCATTTTATATTTCCTTTAAGAAGCATTATCTAACTCTTCAAATACACATTTCATCAGGAAAGGTAAGACTATAGTGGCATCCGCCAGAACCTCTGCATATCTCCCCCCTTCTTCAATCGGCACAAACTTACCCCAACTGACACCTTCGGAATAAGTGCAACCGGATAAGCCACCCCAATGCACTGGTTCTGGACAAATACGAACGCCATATTGGAAACGAGGTTGCGGAATTTCTACATCCAAACGAACGGATGTTATATCATAATAAGGACCGACTTGCTGAGCCCAATTGCGAGGGACGCCACCTCCAATAGTTAAAATACCCAATCGTTTTGACCTGCCTATCAAGCGGGCATAATGCTGTAAATCCAGAAACGGATTGAAATTTGGAACTGCCTGAAATAACTCTTCGGGGTCCCATTTCTTATCTTTTTTCTGTTGCTTTTGGATAGTTTTTTTCATTGCCCAGGTGGAGAAGTCCAGACCCATTTCGCTGTCTGTAAATGCGGGAATATATACAGGTACATTTTTTTGATAGGCACTTCTTAAAATACCCTGCCCGTGGTTTAATCGTTCCAATTCCTGACCGACGGCACGACAAAAACGATGGGAACACCAGACACCATCTTCCGGTGTAACTTCATCAAGAACACGCCCAACCACCTCACATACATCATTAAGGTTTGCTTCCATCTCCAATGTATCATAAACACGATTATAGCCTTTTTCAAACAGTTCTTTATCGTCAATATCTGGATTAATAGCATAATGAGTAAGACCCATACTTTCCGTAACACCATGGGCAATTAAGGCTCCGGTTGCAATAACGGCTTGAACCAAACCGCGGTCTATCATCTCACAAATAATCATTCCTTGTTTTGCTACGGTCATAGCACCGGAAAGTGTTAGCACAACCGTGCAATCTTCATCACGGAACATTTTTAACAAAACCTCAAACGCTTCTCCTAATGTCCGCCCGCCAAAAGAAGTTTTTCGCATGGCTCTTATCAAATCAGAGAAACAAGAGACTTTCGAAAGGTCTAAACTTTTCAGAGGCATTAATCCATCCTGTCGCCCATCATGTAATTCTCGGTTCATTCTTTTTTCTCCTATGGAAACTTAATCTTACAATTTTAAAAAAACAATACTATTCTTGAAAAGTAATTATCCATCAGAAATAAAGGCAGACACACCTCTACATTGCTTATGTGTATATTATTTTTTATTCCATCTCAAATCAAAATAGAGACACCTCTATTTTGCTATAAGGACGGAATAATCCACCTAAGCCTGAAAGAACAAATTATTGTCCTGCCATTACGAAGGACTCAATTTTAGTAATTGCAGAGGGATTTTCTTCCTGAACGGGAAATCTCGGCAACTCGCGAATGGTTACATCACCTAAATCTAATTCTTCACGGATGTAACGGAACACGATGCGAGGGTCTGTTTTTCCGCAGGTGAAAATATCCATTGCAATGAGTCCCAAATCCGCATAGGTATGAGCGGAGCAATGGCTTTCATCCAGCATAACCAAGGCGGCAAATCCAGGGGGTGAATCACTGCCAAACTTGTAACGAATTTGCGAAATTACGGTCGCGCCGGCTCTCTCTGCTGCACGAGCCATCGCATTCAACACTAGCTTATCATTTAAGCATAGGTCGCGCGACACATTCCGACAATCGATAATAAGATGCATGCCCTTGTGCAATTCATAAACCCTCCTATAGGGTTAATGGTTTTAGTTGGTTACCGCGTTGCCGCCTTACGCTGGTCGCCTCACTATCGGAGCTTAGGGCTTGGGGTCGGCTTGTGTCGCCTCCATATCACACGGAGATATGCAGGCACA of Candidatus Hydrogenedens sp. contains these proteins:
- a CDS encoding ABC transporter permease codes for the protein MTKEFNRVKRTISRQSPLIIFAILCIILAVISPDFRKYENLISVAYRTSVIGILCVGELLVILTAGIDLSIGSVAAFASMSACLIMKYLHQAQYPGYFVITIGMVTGIGCGAFAGLINGLLITRGKIPPFIATLGMMMAARGVTLVISGAQTIFGLPPNFSWLGGTLYWWIPVSITGGLALIFAFILTMTRFGRALYAIGGNITATRLSGIRVELVRTIAYVLCGAMAGLAGLVLASRTSVADPKAAETYELDAIAACVIGGASLMGGEGGAISALAGALIIMVLRNFCNIENINTYWQQVFVGTLLVILVFYDNLRKRLSGIIQD
- the speB gene encoding agmatinase; protein product: MSRKVKFMNEKENFLALPIEHSHPDTAKVIILPVPFEKTSTFGKGSKRGPEAIINASHEVELYDTVLGFEPFQTCGGIATLTPLKTKGYSGEKLAKALETEVNYWLEQGKFVITIGGEHSSIVGAVYAYIKKYEPLTIIQLDAHSDLRSSYLNEKWNHACAMARILDRHDGKLIQIGIRSEAPEEPAIIKTLGKRVTTFHAHTIHKEGEKIFTKILSELSEYVYITFDCDAFDPSIIPSTGTPEPGGLSWEWVNHFFEILSRNKKIIGFDISELSPIPNLHYPQFTIAKMIYRLIGYTFSQAK
- a CDS encoding deoxyhypusine synthase family protein; protein product: MNRELHDGRQDGLMPLKSLDLSKVSCFSDLIRAMRKTSFGGRTLGEAFEVLLKMFRDEDCTVVLTLSGAMTVAKQGMIICEMIDRGLVQAVIATGALIAHGVTESMGLTHYAINPDIDDKELFEKGYNRVYDTLEMEANLNDVCEVVGRVLDEVTPEDGVWCSHRFCRAVGQELERLNHGQGILRSAYQKNVPVYIPAFTDSEMGLDFSTWAMKKTIQKQQKKDKKWDPEELFQAVPNFNPFLDLQHYARLIGRSKRLGILTIGGGVPRNWAQQVGPYYDITSVRLDVEIPQPRFQYGVRICPEPVHWGGLSGCTYSEGVSWGKFVPIEEGGRYAEVLADATIVLPFLMKCVFEELDNAS
- the speD gene encoding adenosylmethionine decarboxylase; the protein is MHLIIDCRNVSRDLCLNDKLVLNAMARAAERAGATVISQIRYKFGSDSPPGFAALVMLDESHCSAHTYADLGLIAMDIFTCGKTDPRIVFRYIREELDLGDVTIRELPRFPVQEENPSAITKIESFVMAGQ